The proteins below come from a single Dinghuibacter silviterrae genomic window:
- the porL gene encoding type IX secretion system motor protein PorL/GldL, translating into MLFFKTKRGQSVMNFLFSFFAAIVIAGALFKIEHWPAADIMIICGLVAEIIVFLLMAFLVPAHEEYYWERFFPNITEHPDVEERRTGKFSITPLSMAGASSSGNAALDKLDDMLAKADITPANLGRLSENFSKLNTTVTKMGDIGDVVAATGDYTARTREAAQSLVTLKEAYSNAATSVGYFNSASESTKDFHIQVQHLTKNLSSLNTIYELELQDTNNHLKAMNAFYGNLVKASQGMEGSVEEAKKVTTQISNLSHNLSTLNQIYGNMINAMHGR; encoded by the coding sequence ATGTTATTCTTCAAGACCAAGCGCGGCCAGTCCGTCATGAATTTTTTGTTCAGCTTTTTCGCTGCGATCGTTATTGCCGGGGCATTGTTTAAAATCGAACACTGGCCTGCAGCGGATATCATGATCATTTGCGGTCTCGTTGCGGAGATCATCGTGTTCCTGCTCATGGCCTTCCTCGTGCCCGCGCATGAAGAATACTATTGGGAACGCTTTTTCCCCAACATTACCGAGCACCCCGATGTGGAAGAACGCCGCACCGGTAAGTTCTCGATCACGCCCCTGAGCATGGCCGGCGCCTCCTCCAGCGGTAATGCCGCACTGGACAAACTGGACGACATGCTGGCCAAGGCCGACATCACGCCCGCCAACCTGGGCCGTCTGAGCGAAAACTTCTCCAAACTCAACACGACCGTTACCAAGATGGGTGACATCGGGGACGTCGTTGCCGCTACCGGTGACTACACCGCCCGGACCCGTGAAGCCGCCCAGTCGCTGGTGACCCTGAAAGAAGCTTATTCCAACGCTGCTACTTCGGTTGGGTACTTCAACAGCGCTTCCGAAAGCACGAAGGATTTCCACATACAAGTACAACACCTGACGAAGAACCTCTCCTCGCTGAATACGATCTACGAACTGGAACTCCAGGATACCAACAACCACCTGAAAGCCATGAACGCTTTCTACGGCAACCTGGTCAAGGCATCCCAAGGCATGGAAGGCAGCGTAGAAGAGGCCAAGAAGGTCACTACCCAGATCTCCAACCTGTCGCACAACCTGTCGACGTTGAACCAGATCTATGGGAACATGATCAATGCCATGCACGGCCGCTAG